A single window of Desulfovibrio desulfuricans DNA harbors:
- a CDS encoding sulfite exporter TauE/SafE family protein codes for MRNKWVLFGVVASLLVLTASVALAADGSVLANAIAKQVETAPNTINMQAEPGYLGIPGGPKVNMILAFGWALWVGWIFSTVGAFGGVMAGVGHMTVHGLGAYAKSFGKTPLNKSVTDSVRASNQMLAGLSAVISTFSYYRMKRLVLPLGFALGLGSIVGAFSAVSLTAGKLNFSSYQGYFGLFVLLLGLYLMWETSPAGQRSKAKAKEAAKAFEAAAKAKGEGVAAPTGVKLIKFTFTTCQFTFCGVEFSFNPLLPFCGGVVIASIAAFLGVGGGFLLVPFITSVTQLPMYLAAGTSALAVLLSMITGITTLMLHGALVDWNLVGLELAGIAVGSIVGPYTSRFFSDIWLKRLFIVLALYVGTDYILRGFFNIKMFG; via the coding sequence ATGAGAAACAAGTGGGTACTTTTCGGCGTGGTGGCTTCACTTCTGGTGTTGACCGCCAGTGTCGCCCTTGCCGCTGACGGCAGTGTGCTTGCCAATGCCATCGCCAAACAGGTGGAAACGGCCCCCAATACCATCAATATGCAGGCTGAACCCGGCTATCTCGGCATCCCCGGCGGCCCCAAGGTCAACATGATTCTGGCCTTTGGCTGGGCCCTGTGGGTGGGCTGGATTTTCTCCACCGTGGGCGCTTTTGGCGGCGTTATGGCTGGCGTGGGCCACATGACCGTGCATGGCCTTGGCGCGTATGCCAAATCTTTTGGCAAGACGCCCCTTAACAAGTCCGTCACCGACTCCGTGCGCGCCTCCAACCAGATGCTCGCCGGTCTTTCCGCTGTTATCAGCACGTTCAGCTACTACCGCATGAAGCGCCTTGTGCTGCCCCTGGGCTTCGCCCTTGGCCTCGGCTCCATCGTGGGCGCTTTCAGTGCTGTTTCGCTGACTGCCGGCAAGCTGAACTTCTCGTCCTACCAGGGCTATTTTGGTCTTTTCGTGCTGTTGCTGGGCCTGTACCTGATGTGGGAAACCTCCCCCGCCGGTCAGCGTTCCAAGGCCAAAGCCAAGGAAGCCGCCAAGGCTTTTGAAGCTGCCGCCAAGGCCAAGGGCGAAGGCGTTGCTGCCCCCACGGGCGTGAAGCTCATCAAGTTCACCTTCACCACCTGCCAGTTCACCTTCTGCGGCGTGGAATTCTCTTTCAATCCCCTGCTGCCCTTCTGCGGCGGCGTGGTTATCGCCAGCATCGCGGCCTTCCTGGGCGTGGGCGGCGGCTTCCTGCTGGTGCCTTTCATCACCAGCGTGACCCAGCTCCCCATGTACCTGGCTGCCGGTACCTCCGCTCTGGCCGTGCTGCTCAGCATGATCACCGGCATCACCACCCTCATGCTGCACGGCGCGCTGGTGGACTGGAATCTGGTTGGTCTTGAACTGGCCGGTATTGCTGTTGGTTCCATCGTTGGCCCCTACACCTCGCGTTTCTTCTCCGATATCTGGTTGAAGCGCCTGTTCATCGTGCTGGCCCTGTACGTTGGTACCGACTACATCCTGCGCGGCTTCTTCAACATCAAGATGTTCGGCTAG
- the nuoL gene encoding NADH-quinone oxidoreductase subunit L has product MPIYLLLIPLCPLLAFVLTLICGRQWGERAHWLPIAAIGVSLVCALLALRDVLAGNIVNADVHTWIASGNLRVTFGFLVDQLTAVMLVVVTSVSTLVHIYSVGYMRGEKGYYRFFAYLGLFSFSMLMLVMGNNFLQLFFGWEAVGLSSYLLIGFYYEKDSASDAGKKAFIVNRFGDFGFLLGLFCIFTIFGSLHYADVLPQAGMLEGMTFTLCGYTVSAPTLVCLLLFCGAVGKSAQLPLHVWLPDAMEGPTPVSALIHAATMVTAGVFMLARCNALFALSPTALAVITVVGAVTTLFAATIALTQTDIKRVVAYSTISQLAYMFIACGVGAYGAGVFHLFTHAFFKALLFLGCGSVILGMHHEQDMRSMGGLGKYMPITSATFLLASLSIAGVPGLAGFFSKDEILLMAFNAGTFTGYLAWGVGVLVAFMTAFYSFRLYFSVFTGQFRGTEHQREHLHESPRVVTVPLLVLAVGAVASGWLGIPHVLGGSNHWAEFLAPVTGHPHVHVSGAVELGLMAVSVAAGFAGIGLAWLMYCRSPELPGKVAGAFPGLYQLFSRKYWVDEIYVACLVRPTLWLADNLLLGVVDTRGIEGVVNGVPRAIGRLSTSLRRIQDGQVAHYLTWLAGGAAALLLVLQLGFFS; this is encoded by the coding sequence ATGCCAATATATTTGCTGCTTATTCCTCTGTGTCCGTTGCTGGCCTTTGTGCTCACCCTGATCTGCGGCCGCCAATGGGGCGAGCGTGCCCACTGGCTGCCCATTGCGGCCATTGGCGTCTCACTTGTCTGCGCCTTGCTTGCCCTGCGGGATGTGCTGGCTGGAAATATCGTCAATGCCGATGTGCATACCTGGATAGCCTCCGGCAACCTGCGCGTGACCTTTGGCTTTCTGGTGGATCAGCTCACGGCTGTCATGCTGGTGGTGGTTACCAGCGTCAGCACCCTGGTTCACATTTATTCCGTGGGCTACATGCGGGGTGAAAAAGGCTATTACCGCTTTTTCGCCTATCTTGGCCTGTTTTCCTTTTCCATGCTCATGCTGGTCATGGGCAACAACTTTTTACAGCTCTTTTTTGGCTGGGAGGCTGTGGGGCTTTCGTCCTACCTGCTCATCGGCTTTTATTATGAAAAGGATTCCGCTTCGGACGCGGGCAAAAAGGCCTTTATCGTCAACAGGTTTGGCGACTTTGGCTTCCTGCTCGGGCTGTTCTGCATCTTCACCATTTTTGGCAGCCTGCATTATGCGGATGTGTTGCCCCAGGCTGGAATGCTTGAGGGCATGACCTTTACCCTGTGCGGCTATACGGTCAGCGCGCCAACGCTTGTCTGCCTGCTGCTGTTCTGCGGCGCGGTGGGCAAGTCGGCCCAGCTTCCTTTGCATGTGTGGCTGCCTGACGCCATGGAAGGCCCCACCCCGGTGAGCGCGCTTATCCACGCGGCTACCATGGTGACGGCGGGCGTGTTTATGCTGGCGCGTTGCAATGCCCTGTTTGCCCTGTCGCCCACGGCGCTGGCGGTCATTACGGTAGTAGGCGCGGTCACAACGCTCTTTGCCGCCACCATCGCGCTCACGCAGACCGACATCAAGAGGGTGGTGGCCTATTCGACCATCAGCCAACTGGCCTACATGTTCATTGCCTGCGGCGTGGGAGCCTACGGCGCTGGCGTGTTCCATCTGTTTACGCATGCCTTTTTCAAGGCATTGCTCTTCCTTGGCTGCGGTTCGGTGATTCTGGGCATGCACCACGAGCAGGACATGCGCTCCATGGGCGGGCTTGGAAAGTACATGCCCATTACCAGCGCAACCTTTTTGCTGGCCTCGCTCTCCATTGCTGGCGTGCCGGGGTTGGCTGGCTTTTTCAGCAAGGATGAAATTCTGCTCATGGCCTTCAACGCGGGCACGTTCACGGGTTATCTGGCCTGGGGCGTGGGCGTGCTGGTGGCCTTTATGACGGCTTTTTACTCCTTCCGCCTGTATTTCAGCGTGTTCACGGGCCAGTTTCGGGGGACAGAGCATCAACGCGAGCATCTGCACGAATCGCCGCGCGTGGTCACTGTTCCCTTGCTGGTGCTGGCCGTGGGGGCCGTGGCCTCTGGTTGGCTGGGCATTCCGCATGTTCTGGGCGGCTCCAACCACTGGGCGGAGTTTCTCGCTCCGGTGACGGGGCACCCGCACGTGCATGTTTCGGGCGCTGTGGAGCTTGGGCTGATGGCTGTTTCCGTAGCTGCTGGCTTTGCGGGCATTGGCCTGGCCTGGCTCATGTATTGCCGCAGCCCGGAACTGCCGGGCAAGGTGGCGGGCGCTTTTCCCGGCCTGTACCAACTGTTTTCGCGCAAGTACTGGGTGGACGAAATCTACGTGGCCTGTCTTGTGCGGCCCACGCTGTGGCTGGCGGATAACCTGCTGCTGGGCGTGGTGGACACGCGCGGTATTGAAGGCGTGGTCAACGGCGTGCCACGCGCCATCGGCAGACTGTCCACAAGCCTGCGAAGGATTCAGGACGGGCAGGTGGCTCACTATCTGACATGGCTGGCCGGGGGCGCGGCAGCGCTTTTGCTGGTATTGCAACTGGGCTTTTTTTCCTAA
- a CDS encoding NADH-quinone oxidoreductase subunit M: MSVPVLSLLIFVPLAGGLSLLAVARRNEETIKLGALAVCLLELCLSFVALGRFDKSLWQMQLVENCAWIESLNINYALGVDGISVLFLPLTALITLMGVAVSYKSIKVKAKEFFISLLLLESAMVGVFCATDLMLFYIFWEAMLIPMFLLIGVWGGPRRIYATVKFFLYTLLGSLLMLLGIILLYLKGGHTFDIMALARNDFDPRLQLLLFWAFFAAFAVKVPMWPVHTWLPDAHTEAPTAASVILAGVLIKMGAYGFLRFSLPLFPYAAWVLLKPMLVLSVIAIVYGALVCLAQTDVKRLIAYSSVSHMGFVTLGLFALTQKGVEGSILQMINHGIVTGALFLGVGMLYDRTHTREIKVYGGLASVMPVLAGFFMVFTLAAVGLPGTNGFVGEFLILLGGFERAPWAAVVASSGLILGAWYMLWLYQRVFFRQVSETVRGLVGEKLDGREIAILLTMSLLILGIGIFPNVLLEYMHVTVEHLVADTQQAFAFFAAN, translated from the coding sequence ATGTCTGTACCTGTTCTTTCCTTGCTCATCTTTGTGCCTCTGGCGGGTGGGCTTTCCCTGCTGGCTGTTGCGCGCCGCAACGAAGAAACCATCAAGCTGGGCGCGCTTGCCGTATGCCTGCTTGAGCTGTGCCTGAGCTTTGTGGCCCTGGGCCGCTTTGATAAAAGCCTGTGGCAGATGCAACTGGTGGAAAACTGCGCGTGGATTGAGAGCCTGAACATCAATTACGCTCTGGGCGTGGACGGCATAAGCGTGCTGTTTCTGCCGCTGACGGCCCTCATAACCCTGATGGGCGTGGCGGTGTCGTACAAAAGTATCAAGGTCAAGGCCAAGGAGTTTTTCATCAGCCTGCTGCTGCTTGAAAGCGCCATGGTGGGCGTGTTTTGCGCCACCGACCTCATGCTGTTTTACATTTTCTGGGAAGCCATGCTCATTCCCATGTTCCTGCTCATCGGCGTGTGGGGCGGGCCTCGCCGCATTTACGCCACGGTGAAGTTCTTTCTGTACACCCTGCTGGGCAGTTTGCTGATGCTGCTGGGCATCATCCTGCTGTACCTCAAGGGCGGGCATACCTTCGACATCATGGCGCTGGCGCGCAACGACTTTGATCCCCGGCTGCAACTGCTGCTGTTCTGGGCCTTTTTTGCCGCCTTTGCGGTCAAGGTGCCCATGTGGCCCGTGCACACGTGGCTGCCAGACGCGCATACCGAAGCGCCCACGGCGGCCTCGGTCATTCTGGCTGGCGTGCTGATCAAAATGGGGGCATACGGCTTTTTGCGCTTCTCGCTGCCGCTGTTTCCCTATGCCGCATGGGTGCTGCTCAAGCCCATGCTGGTGCTTTCCGTCATCGCCATTGTCTATGGCGCGCTGGTTTGCCTCGCGCAGACGGACGTCAAGCGGCTGATCGCCTACAGTTCCGTCAGCCACATGGGCTTTGTGACTCTGGGGCTTTTTGCGCTGACCCAAAAGGGCGTGGAAGGTTCCATTTTGCAGATGATCAACCACGGCATAGTGACGGGTGCGCTTTTTCTGGGCGTGGGCATGCTCTATGACCGCACCCATACGCGCGAGATCAAGGTCTACGGCGGGCTGGCCTCGGTCATGCCCGTGCTGGCAGGCTTTTTTATGGTCTTTACCCTCGCGGCGGTGGGTTTGCCCGGCACCAACGGTTTTGTGGGTGAATTCCTGATTCTGCTCGGCGGTTTTGAACGCGCGCCCTGGGCCGCGGTGGTGGCGTCTTCCGGCCTGATACTGGGCGCGTGGTACATGCTCTGGCTGTATCAGCGCGTGTTTTTCCGTCAGGTGTCAGAAACCGTGCGCGGTCTGGTTGGGGAAAAGCTTGATGGGCGCGAGATAGCCATTTTGCTGACCATGAGCCTGCTTATACTGGGCATCGGCATCTTCCCCAACGTGCTGCTGGAATACATGCACGTAACGGTGGAACATCTGGTGGCAGATACCCAGCAGGCCTTTGCGTTTTTTGCCGCAAACTAG
- a CDS encoding NADH-quinone oxidoreductase subunit N, with translation MTAISVAPLSALPLLKELPALLPELTLLVTAIGLLCADMFFPRARAFLQWLTVVGAITAFTAIVAVSAGGGSVSFDGMFRADGFGALFKAICVVALAFTALMSESFFSHAQMRQGEYYCLAVCSTLGMCVMASAGDLIVLYLGLELMALPIYAMAALRTGDPRSSESAIKYFLMGSFASALLLFGMSLLYGLTGHTELAQIAAALPVAATGQTLPALVVALALMLAGMGFKVAAAPFHVWVPDVYEGAPTTVTAFMSVAAKTASFAVLARVLVMALPQLGAQWSGALALMAALTMLLGNIAAVMQTSLKRMLAYSAIAHAGYALLGLAACTADGLRATAAYLTIYLCMNMGAFAIMGYLAVYGKKQGNNPLADAGEDLDDYSGLAARHPALAAAMLVFLFSLTGIPPTAGFMGKFMLFKEAFSAGYTVTVLVAVISSTISAWYYLGVARRMYMQEAPANHPAPIQAALGGAGVRAVLLCCLTGVVLWGVFPQTLLSWVHVFF, from the coding sequence ATGACAGCCATATCCGTAGCGCCTCTTTCGGCCCTGCCATTGCTGAAAGAACTTCCGGCCCTGCTGCCGGAACTGACGCTCTTGGTCACGGCCATTGGCCTGCTGTGCGCCGACATGTTTTTTCCAAGAGCGCGGGCTTTTCTGCAATGGCTGACTGTCGTTGGTGCAATAACAGCTTTTACAGCAATTGTAGCAGTTTCTGCAGGCGGCGGGAGTGTTTCTTTTGACGGAATGTTCCGCGCTGACGGTTTTGGAGCGCTCTTTAAAGCCATTTGCGTAGTAGCACTTGCTTTTACGGCGTTAATGAGCGAAAGTTTTTTTTCACATGCCCAAATGCGTCAGGGCGAATATTACTGCCTTGCAGTATGTTCAACACTGGGCATGTGCGTAATGGCCTCGGCTGGTGATCTCATTGTGCTCTATCTGGGGCTTGAGCTCATGGCCCTGCCCATTTACGCGATGGCGGCCCTGCGCACTGGCGATCCGCGCAGCAGCGAATCGGCCATCAAATATTTTTTGATGGGCAGTTTCGCTTCGGCTCTTTTGCTTTTTGGCATGTCCCTGTTGTACGGGCTTACCGGGCATACCGAGCTTGCGCAGATCGCTGCGGCACTGCCTGTTGCCGCAACCGGGCAGACCTTGCCCGCCCTGGTAGTTGCTTTGGCGCTCATGCTGGCAGGCATGGGGTTCAAGGTAGCTGCCGCGCCCTTCCACGTGTGGGTGCCTGATGTGTATGAAGGCGCGCCCACAACCGTGACCGCCTTTATGTCTGTGGCGGCCAAAACGGCCAGTTTCGCCGTGCTTGCGCGCGTACTGGTCATGGCCTTGCCGCAACTGGGCGCTCAGTGGAGCGGGGCGTTGGCCTTGATGGCCGCATTGACAATGCTTCTGGGCAATATCGCTGCCGTAATGCAGACAAGCCTTAAACGCATGCTGGCGTACTCGGCCATAGCTCACGCGGGTTATGCCCTCTTGGGGCTTGCCGCGTGCACAGCCGACGGCCTGCGCGCCACGGCGGCGTATTTGACCATTTACCTGTGCATGAACATGGGAGCCTTTGCCATCATGGGCTACCTTGCCGTGTACGGGAAAAAACAGGGAAATAATCCTCTGGCTGATGCGGGTGAAGACCTGGATGATTACTCGGGCCTTGCCGCACGACATCCGGCCCTTGCTGCAGCCATGCTGGTTTTTCTTTTTTCCCTGACGGGCATTCCGCCGACTGCGGGCTTTATGGGCAAATTCATGCTCTTTAAAGAAGCCTTTTCGGCAGGGTATACGGTAACGGTGCTTGTGGCTGTGATCAGCAGCACCATTTCCGCCTGGTATTATCTTGGAGTGGCACGACGCATGTACATGCAGGAGGCCCCGGCAAATCACCCCGCACCCATACAGGCAGCTTTGGGCGGTGCGGGCGTGAGGGCTGTACTTCTGTGCTGTCTGACAGGTGTGGTGTTGTGGGGCGTGTTCCCGCAGACGCTGCTTTCGTGGGTGCATGTGTTTTTTTAG